A stretch of Heliomicrobium undosum DNA encodes these proteins:
- a CDS encoding threonine/serine exporter family protein, which yields MERHDVLRLAMDAGEIMLVNGGETYRVEDTIRRICQAGGLSGAEAFVTPTGIFLSVDGAGGDQPLSLVRRIPQRTIDLNKIAGVNDFSRRFAAGRMAVDEGMQELAAIRREVTHNHGRTLLASGVGAAAATLLLGGALADLFPAALVGAVTMRLLDRLTVLQTTHFIKEFAGGAIAAVIALLLSEAVRLAGGQAGLLHPDKVILGTLYLLVPGVTFTNAVRDLIAGDLVSGAVRGLDALLVAGALAGGSGFVLAFWGGGF from the coding sequence ATGGAACGTCATGATGTGCTCCGCCTGGCCATGGATGCTGGGGAAATCATGCTTGTCAACGGTGGGGAGACCTATCGTGTCGAGGACACGATCCGGCGGATCTGCCAGGCCGGGGGATTGTCCGGCGCTGAAGCCTTTGTCACCCCGACGGGTATTTTTCTGTCTGTCGATGGCGCAGGCGGTGATCAGCCCCTGTCGCTGGTACGGCGAATTCCCCAAAGGACGATCGACCTCAACAAGATCGCCGGGGTCAACGACTTCTCCCGCCGTTTCGCCGCCGGGCGGATGGCGGTGGACGAAGGGATGCAGGAACTGGCGGCCATCCGTCGCGAGGTAACCCACAACCATGGGCGCACCTTGTTGGCGTCGGGCGTCGGCGCCGCTGCGGCGACGTTGCTGCTCGGGGGAGCTCTCGCCGACCTCTTTCCGGCTGCCCTCGTCGGCGCCGTCACCATGCGTCTGTTGGACCGGTTGACGGTCTTGCAGACGACCCACTTTATCAAGGAATTTGCCGGCGGCGCCATTGCCGCCGTGATCGCCTTGCTGCTCTCAGAGGCGGTCCGCCTGGCTGGCGGACAAGCCGGGCTGTTGCATCCCGACAAAGTCATCCTGGGCACCCTCTACCTGCTGGTGCCGGGTGTGACCTTCACCAATGCCGTCCGCGACCTGATCGCCGGTGACCTGGTCTCCGGGGCGGTGCGGGGGCTCGACGCGCTACTCGTGGCTGGGGCGCTGGCCGGCGGCAGCGGCTTCGTGCTGGCCTTCTGGGGAGGCGGTTTCTGA
- a CDS encoding helix-turn-helix domain-containing protein yields MDDENQKGEWKTLADVSDHLKVPRERVMAWVLAGDLAAVDLDGSGDYRIRQEELTDFLRRQQERTNLAVEKTRRKIEEEAIVLSGLYDWLQQDNASLAALYKTMDDCLLQVIDQFKSQYDNARSTGEISRARAFQDGLLEVYARWEKPKQAYQQWLLSQERRWQVFIAQLGPMMESDGVLLTPSDPFLAINMSDSNDDSQGTILENRRRHRDFYQALYLWTKRENNTLREHYERMERCISKMVDAMQDMAKKASKNMEFERGQAFQEASTIIYQQWEHSRSQYNQWLLGFHERWLTCQATVKLELAKYRQQQDE; encoded by the coding sequence ATGGACGACGAGAACCAAAAAGGTGAATGGAAGACGCTTGCCGACGTATCGGATCATTTGAAGGTTCCCCGCGAGCGGGTGATGGCCTGGGTCCTGGCAGGCGATCTGGCGGCGGTCGACCTTGATGGATCGGGCGACTACCGGATCCGCCAGGAGGAGTTGACCGACTTTCTCCGACGGCAGCAGGAACGGACCAACCTCGCTGTCGAAAAGACCCGCCGCAAGATCGAGGAAGAGGCCATCGTCCTGTCCGGTCTCTACGACTGGCTGCAACAGGATAACGCCTCCCTGGCTGCGCTGTATAAGACCATGGACGATTGCCTGCTGCAGGTGATCGACCAGTTCAAGAGCCAATACGACAACGCCCGGTCCACCGGGGAGATATCGCGGGCGCGGGCTTTTCAGGACGGACTGCTGGAGGTGTATGCCCGCTGGGAAAAACCGAAGCAGGCTTACCAGCAATGGCTGCTGTCCCAGGAGCGTCGCTGGCAGGTCTTCATCGCCCAGTTGGGCCCCATGATGGAGTCTGACGGGGTGTTGCTGACGCCCTCGGATCCCTTCCTGGCTATCAACATGTCTGACAGCAACGATGACAGCCAAGGGACGATCCTCGAAAACCGTCGCCGCCACAGGGATTTTTACCAGGCCCTCTACCTCTGGACGAAGCGGGAGAACAACACCCTGCGAGAACACTATGAGCGTATGGAACGCTGCATCAGCAAGATGGTCGACGCCATGCAGGATATGGCCAAAAAGGCAAGCAAGAACATGGAGTTCGAACGGGGTCAGGCCTTTCAGGAGGCGTCGACGATCATCTATCAGCAATGGGAACACAGCCGCTCCCAGTACAACCAGTGGCTGCTCGGTTTTCACGAACGCTGGCTCACCTGCCAAGCCACGGTCAAGTTGGAATTGGCAAAGTACAGGCAGCAACAGGATGAATAG
- a CDS encoding LysM peptidoglycan-binding domain-containing protein — protein MTLERINGSGNGEWGQSGVELYLISLDLGCPDRDREQVGSVDAEMELLHVTRMDDEVRANIRLQVRAIMEPAEEGAGRGSDAGAGCRSACNGKGERSGDCPESLSLIEQEIPPGPKMFRQEQILVVQMPGPEDEHKGDDGDTYRLQEASALSILYIHPYWSEERLKVDLLLSVGLVTEEVPSSRNIRWMEQTVRIEGEGLPEEARVVAIAWRADHGDREATTELRTQLAYLSDEGDPMGILEKVTTFSDGILWLGEPRLTLNGSSWAIYGPAWLPLSQSPGAEAELAFGEVPAEEEGLQSGFGAIEPIPLGRSADLEPDAQAKEEIAATSDTESAIHGVAREGGVAVGNMAIGYGAVANGTVNDGTVHDDVVGEGDTDDVFAAGVVSDGMSLAHDEVDSALQEATVTLDQSEPFGPLSGTQALWPHHMEEMLGGAPIPELSPIPLQSFGDIGYDPAEHEREFQADPGHREWTEYPAPPGFDGVSEYPLPEADSPQDFHDQTAAAQDEGLAITMERETEGSDQGDSTELIGGFADYLDSTLYTAQYGEGFLYPDPSLATAMSEGTKEESEPASLWEETPARSFDEVEAARDIVAEAQTASIAVEADLTPVEAEAEMLSITEEAGTAVTEEMEATDSTAEAEALLVSAGPVTPVLVEKVDPLFEVEEVETEFIKSEVDTSTSSAPLAGDLMDILPELAQDTPAEPPITQPLSIKTSLPGTPRITSRFRDRLGAGDGAPGKKIGPKEEPQPIPAVRRLARPLPNIPAAVNPAPEMSLRESKPRDIRRIQRPGDDLHKTAAAAKNPMTEKSDAKGNRKDGGWRFVVVGAGDTVSSIARRNRIPEEVVRSVNKLSTDDTLRAGQTLMLPRHWM, from the coding sequence TTGACCCTGGAGAGGATCAACGGTTCCGGAAATGGGGAATGGGGACAATCGGGCGTTGAGCTATATCTTATCTCCCTCGATCTCGGATGCCCGGACCGGGACCGGGAGCAGGTTGGAAGCGTCGACGCGGAAATGGAACTCCTTCATGTGACGCGAATGGACGATGAGGTGCGGGCCAACATCCGCCTCCAGGTGCGCGCCATCATGGAGCCTGCCGAGGAGGGTGCCGGCCGCGGAAGCGACGCAGGCGCAGGCTGCCGAAGCGCCTGCAATGGCAAGGGAGAAAGGTCAGGCGACTGCCCGGAGAGCTTGTCCCTGATCGAGCAGGAAATTCCGCCGGGGCCGAAAATGTTTCGTCAGGAGCAGATACTGGTGGTCCAGATGCCGGGTCCGGAGGACGAGCACAAGGGTGATGATGGAGACACCTACCGGTTGCAGGAGGCTTCCGCCCTGTCTATTCTCTACATCCATCCTTATTGGAGCGAGGAGCGGCTCAAGGTTGACCTGCTCCTTTCGGTGGGTCTGGTGACCGAAGAGGTTCCCAGCAGCCGCAACATCCGCTGGATGGAACAGACGGTCCGGATCGAAGGGGAAGGGCTTCCTGAAGAGGCAAGGGTTGTCGCCATCGCTTGGCGAGCCGACCACGGCGATAGGGAGGCGACCACAGAGCTTCGCACCCAACTGGCCTATCTTTCTGATGAAGGGGATCCGATGGGGATTTTGGAAAAAGTGACGACCTTCAGCGACGGGATCCTCTGGCTTGGGGAGCCCCGTCTGACCCTCAACGGATCGAGCTGGGCCATCTACGGGCCGGCTTGGCTGCCTCTGTCGCAGTCGCCGGGAGCAGAGGCCGAACTTGCTTTCGGAGAAGTGCCGGCGGAAGAGGAGGGTCTTCAGAGCGGATTCGGGGCGATTGAGCCGATCCCCTTGGGACGAAGCGCTGATCTGGAACCGGATGCTCAGGCGAAAGAAGAGATCGCTGCGACGAGCGACACGGAGTCAGCCATCCATGGGGTTGCAAGGGAGGGCGGCGTCGCTGTTGGCAATATGGCTATTGGCTACGGGGCCGTTGCCAATGGGACTGTTAACGACGGAACTGTACACGATGACGTTGTGGGCGAGGGAGACACAGACGATGTGTTTGCAGCCGGCGTAGTGTCAGATGGCATGAGTTTGGCTCACGATGAGGTGGACTCCGCATTGCAGGAAGCGACAGTTACGTTGGATCAATCAGAACCTTTCGGGCCTCTATCAGGCACCCAAGCGCTCTGGCCCCATCATATGGAGGAGATGTTGGGAGGCGCGCCCATTCCTGAGTTAAGCCCTATCCCGTTGCAGAGCTTTGGGGATATCGGCTATGATCCGGCGGAACATGAACGGGAGTTCCAGGCAGACCCCGGTCACAGGGAATGGACCGAATACCCGGCGCCGCCCGGTTTTGACGGTGTGTCCGAATATCCCTTGCCGGAGGCTGACTCACCTCAGGATTTTCATGATCAAACGGCCGCTGCCCAGGACGAAGGGTTAGCCATCACGATGGAAAGGGAAACAGAGGGTTCCGATCAGGGCGACTCGACTGAACTGATCGGAGGATTTGCCGACTACCTTGACAGCACCCTTTATACGGCCCAATACGGGGAAGGGTTTCTATACCCCGATCCCTCGCTGGCAACCGCGATGAGCGAGGGTACGAAAGAGGAAAGCGAACCGGCTTCATTGTGGGAAGAGACGCCGGCGAGGTCCTTTGATGAGGTCGAAGCAGCGCGAGACATCGTGGCAGAGGCTCAGACAGCGTCTATCGCGGTGGAAGCGGATCTGACGCCTGTCGAGGCAGAAGCGGAAATGCTGTCCATCACTGAGGAGGCCGGGACGGCTGTTACGGAGGAAATGGAAGCAACGGACTCCACGGCGGAGGCTGAGGCGCTGCTCGTCTCAGCAGGACCGGTGACTCCGGTCCTCGTAGAGAAGGTAGACCCACTGTTCGAAGTCGAGGAAGTCGAGACCGAGTTCATCAAATCAGAAGTGGATACGTCGACCTCTTCCGCTCCTCTCGCTGGGGACTTGATGGATATCCTCCCTGAACTCGCTCAGGATACGCCAGCAGAACCGCCGATAACACAACCTCTTTCCATAAAGACATCCCTGCCGGGAACACCGCGCATCACCTCACGCTTCCGAGACCGGCTGGGGGCGGGCGATGGGGCGCCGGGGAAAAAGATCGGTCCCAAGGAAGAGCCCCAGCCGATTCCTGCGGTGCGCCGCCTGGCCCGCCCGCTTCCCAACATCCCCGCTGCTGTCAATCCCGCGCCGGAGATGTCGTTACGTGAGTCAAAGCCTCGTGACATTCGCCGGATCCAGCGTCCCGGCGATGATCTGCACAAGACGGCAGCGGCGGCAAAAAACCCAATGACCGAAAAGTCCGATGCAAAAGGGAATCGTAAGGACGGCGGTTGGCGATTCGTTGTCGTCGGCGCCGGCGACACCGTCAGCAGCATCGCTCGCCGCAACCGTATCCCGGAAGAGGTGGTGCGCAGCGTCAACAAGCTCTCCACCGATGACACCCTGCGGGCAGGCCAGACGCTGATGCTCCCCCGGCACTGGATGTAA